Genomic DNA from Mus musculus strain C57BL/6J chromosome Y, GRCm38.p6 C57BL/6J:
tatgatatttgaagagaatggaagccacaagacagtgtgatctagcacaacaggtctacagccaggtagaagacaacacctctgaagagtctgagcatgatatcactcaagaagaagagtaggaggaagccttcttcccaggccctggggaatattgttggctgcagaatttctcacgggtggaaggaaggtaatgagcctgtcacccattggaaggccatcattctagggcaactgccaacaaacccttctctttatttggtgaagtacgacggaattgacagtgtctacggacaggagctccacagcgatgagaggattttaaatattaaggtcttgcctcacaaagtagtttttcctcaggtgagggatgtccacctcgccagagccctggttggcagaaaggtacaacacaaatttgaggggaaagatggctctgaggacaactggagtgggatggtgctagcccaggtgccattcttacaggactatttttacatttcctacaagaatgatccggtcctctacgtttatcagctcctggatgactacaaggaaggtaacctccacatcattccagagacccctctggctgaggcgagatcaggtgatgaaaatgacttcttaataggtacctgggtgcagtacaccagagatgatggatccaaaaagttcggaaaggttgtttacaaagatc
This window encodes:
- the Gm21918 gene encoding Y-linked testis-specific protein 1-like; translated protein: MISLKKKSRRKPSSQALGNIVGCRISHGWKEGNEPVTHWKAIILGQLPTNPSLYLVKYDGIDSVYGQELHSDERILNIKVLPHKVVFPQVRDVHLARALVGRKVQHKFEGKDGSEDNWSGMVLAQVPFLQDYFYISYKNDPVLYVYQLLDDYKEGNLHIIPETPLAEARSGDENDFLIGTWVQYTRDDGSKKFGKVVYKDLANPTVYFIKFLGDLHIYVYTLVSNIT